One window of Streptomyces sp. NBC_00273 genomic DNA carries:
- a CDS encoding class F sortase yields MKTAPARLRRRTVGPLAAVVLAGLLLSGCGGGENAAKPPAPAGQDAQGGAPAAAAPPAGKAPAEASKGGASPGTGAGAGSGKAEQALARSAPQKISIPSLNLSSSLETLQQNPDGTMQTPKDPALAGWYEPGPTPGSTGPAVIAGHVTWNGASAVFEKLKTMKGGDTIKVTRQDGKTVTFTVDKVAEYPKAEFPTLEVYKNIDHAGLRLVTCGGNFDPQKHYYDSNVVVYARMTGAA; encoded by the coding sequence GTGAAGACGGCACCCGCGCGGCTCCGCCGCCGAACCGTAGGCCCGCTGGCAGCCGTCGTCCTCGCCGGGCTCCTCCTCTCGGGGTGCGGCGGCGGCGAGAACGCGGCGAAGCCCCCCGCCCCGGCGGGGCAGGACGCCCAGGGCGGGGCGCCGGCCGCCGCCGCCCCGCCCGCCGGGAAGGCGCCCGCCGAAGCGTCGAAGGGCGGCGCGAGCCCCGGTACGGGCGCGGGCGCGGGTTCGGGCAAGGCCGAACAGGCCCTGGCCCGGTCGGCGCCGCAGAAGATCTCGATCCCGTCCCTCAATCTGTCCAGCTCCTTGGAGACGCTGCAACAGAACCCGGACGGCACCATGCAGACCCCGAAGGACCCCGCGCTCGCGGGCTGGTACGAGCCCGGGCCGACCCCCGGCTCCACAGGACCGGCCGTGATCGCCGGGCACGTCACGTGGAACGGCGCATCCGCGGTGTTCGAGAAGCTGAAGACGATGAAGGGCGGTGACACCATCAAGGTGACCCGACAGGACGGCAAGACGGTCACGTTCACGGTGGACAAGGTCGCGGAGTACCCGAAGGCCGAGTTCCCCACTCTGGAGGTCTACAAGAACATCGACCACGCGGGCCTGCGCCTGGTCACCTGCGGCGGCAACTTCGACCCGCAGAAGCACTATTACGACAGCAACGTGGTGGTGTACGCCCGCATGACGGGCGCCGCCTAG
- a CDS encoding DUF7144 family membrane protein, with amino-acid sequence MGQPTPTGGNWNTGPAPGSNAPSFPSGDGQGAGNVGTMFAAVLLLVTGCLAIFQGIAAIANDDVYARIGSYVFEFDLTAWGWIHLIVGIIVVLTGVGLFAGSNLARGAGIALAGISVILNFMWLPYQPWWSIIIIAIDVFIIWALCTTWTHATD; translated from the coding sequence ATGGGCCAGCCGACACCGACCGGGGGAAACTGGAACACCGGCCCTGCGCCGGGCAGCAACGCACCGTCGTTCCCAAGCGGCGACGGCCAGGGCGCGGGGAACGTGGGCACGATGTTCGCCGCGGTCCTCCTCCTGGTGACCGGCTGCCTCGCGATATTCCAGGGCATCGCGGCCATCGCCAACGACGACGTCTACGCGCGCATCGGCAGCTACGTCTTCGAATTCGACCTCACGGCGTGGGGTTGGATCCACCTCATCGTCGGGATCATCGTCGTCCTCACCGGGGTCGGCCTGTTCGCCGGGTCGAACCTGGCCCGGGGCGCCGGTATCGCACTGGCCGGCATCAGCGTGATCCTCAACTTCATGTGGCTGCCGTACCAGCCCTGGTGGTCGATCATCATCATCGCGATCGACGTGTTCATCATCTGGGCGCTGTGCACGACCTGGACGCACGCCACCGACTGA
- a CDS encoding LuxR C-terminal-related transcriptional regulator gives MDHRAPTGDPMLTARFAPPAVPKLLVHRPELLGRLTAGAQGPLTLINGPAGSGKTVLTAHWAADGRAPRPPMWLTVEPDDAPGAFWAYVLEALHRGGVALPAAVGRPTRAEGVTRSFLVRLADGLAASTQPAVLVLDQFDTAQPPATSEGLDFVLRHAAGGLRIVLTSRSDSLLPLHRYRAAGEITEIRHADLRFTDADAEALLGEHRLDVSPAGIRLLMERTEGWAAGVRLCALAMQRSADPEAFLRQFAADRTTIADYLLTEVLDAQSPPTQDLLLRVCVTDRVHPDLADALTGRDDGARTLAGLARDNAFLEQIDASAWYRLHPLFAEVLRAHLRQRCPGLEPRLHGRAARWLARTGRLTEAVLQGAAAGDWQFAAAQLVDNLAIGRLLTGLEADQLGRALAGMPTGTTAVAPALVGAACRLAEQDLPGCEAALRRADAALADAPPADGSLTDPCGPAARFARAFLGVLAGRPADDVTAVERAAADAERLLRELPPHLVAERPELRALLLAHLGAVELGAGRLDRAESTLTAAVAACGEPGTESPHCGALGSLALTELLRGRLRQAAAHARASLAVAERSALPPEHRAATVHLVLAGVALEQDDLPAARRHFDLATAAPGPRPDPATAVRAAVIGARISVAEGDGDAALAALRAVDPEELPAWAVDELAVAESAVHLARDDAAGALRVLDAVEAPDGDRPERAVARARALLAAGRGACAAAALGGVPGDGGVTTPVRARACLLRAQIAAADGESQEAHRHLGEALALARPEELRRVFVESGPWVRRTLGQDPRWARSHGWLIPRAPGRTARTARMARAPQADGQPAVVEPLSARETEVLRKAADLLSTEEIAAELYVSANTVKTHLKSIYRKLCVTRRSEAVHRAQDLGML, from the coding sequence ATGGACCACCGGGCCCCGACCGGCGACCCCATGCTCACGGCCAGGTTCGCCCCTCCGGCCGTGCCGAAGCTGCTGGTCCACCGGCCCGAGCTGCTGGGGCGGCTGACGGCCGGGGCGCAGGGGCCGCTCACCCTCATCAACGGCCCGGCCGGGTCGGGCAAGACGGTGCTCACCGCCCACTGGGCGGCCGACGGGCGCGCGCCGCGTCCCCCCATGTGGCTCACCGTCGAACCCGACGACGCCCCCGGTGCCTTCTGGGCTTACGTCCTGGAGGCCCTCCACCGGGGCGGGGTGGCACTGCCGGCCGCGGTGGGCAGGCCGACCCGCGCCGAAGGGGTGACCCGCTCGTTCCTGGTGCGCCTGGCGGACGGGCTGGCCGCATCCACGCAGCCCGCGGTCCTCGTCCTCGACCAGTTCGACACCGCCCAGCCGCCCGCGACGAGCGAGGGACTGGACTTCGTGCTCCGGCACGCGGCCGGAGGCCTGCGCATCGTGCTCACCAGCCGATCGGACTCCCTGCTGCCCCTGCACCGCTACCGGGCGGCCGGTGAGATCACCGAGATCCGGCACGCCGACCTCAGGTTCACCGATGCGGACGCCGAGGCGCTGCTGGGCGAGCACCGGCTGGACGTCTCACCCGCCGGAATCCGCCTGCTGATGGAGCGGACCGAGGGGTGGGCGGCCGGGGTACGCCTGTGCGCCCTGGCGATGCAGCGCAGCGCCGACCCGGAGGCGTTCCTGCGCCAGTTCGCGGCCGACCGCACCACGATCGCCGACTACCTCCTCACCGAGGTGCTCGATGCACAGTCGCCGCCCACCCAGGACCTGCTGCTGCGCGTCTGCGTCACGGACCGCGTCCACCCGGACCTCGCGGACGCGTTGACCGGCCGGGACGACGGCGCACGGACCCTGGCGGGACTGGCCCGCGACAACGCGTTCCTGGAGCAGATCGACGCCTCCGCCTGGTACCGGCTGCACCCCCTGTTCGCCGAGGTCCTGCGCGCCCACCTGCGGCAACGCTGCCCCGGGCTCGAACCCCGGTTGCACGGGCGGGCGGCGCGCTGGCTCGCCCGGACCGGGCGGCTCACGGAGGCGGTGCTCCAGGGCGCCGCCGCCGGGGACTGGCAGTTCGCGGCGGCACAGCTGGTCGACAACCTGGCGATCGGCCGCCTCCTCACCGGCCTGGAGGCCGATCAGCTGGGCCGGGCCCTCGCCGGGATGCCGACCGGGACGACCGCAGTGGCGCCCGCGCTGGTCGGAGCGGCCTGCCGGCTGGCCGAACAGGACCTGCCCGGATGCGAGGCCGCACTGCGGCGGGCGGACGCCGCCCTGGCGGACGCACCCCCTGCGGACGGTTCGCTCACGGACCCGTGCGGTCCGGCGGCTCGGTTCGCCCGTGCCTTCCTCGGCGTGCTCGCCGGACGCCCGGCCGATGACGTGACGGCCGTCGAACGGGCCGCCGCCGATGCCGAACGGCTGCTGCGCGAGTTGCCGCCGCACCTGGTCGCCGAGCGCCCCGAGCTCCGCGCCCTGCTGCTGGCGCACCTCGGCGCCGTCGAGCTGGGTGCGGGACGCCTGGACCGGGCCGAATCCACGCTCACGGCCGCAGTCGCCGCGTGCGGGGAGCCGGGCACGGAGTCCCCGCACTGCGGCGCCCTCGGTTCACTGGCCCTGACCGAACTGCTGCGCGGCCGGTTGCGGCAGGCGGCCGCCCACGCCCGCGCCTCGCTGGCCGTCGCCGAGCGGTCCGCCCTTCCGCCCGAGCACCGGGCCGCGACCGTCCACCTCGTCCTGGCGGGCGTGGCCCTCGAGCAGGACGACCTGCCGGCCGCCCGCCGCCACTTCGACCTGGCCACCGCGGCGCCCGGGCCGCGCCCGGATCCCGCGACCGCCGTTCGGGCCGCCGTCATCGGGGCCCGGATCTCGGTGGCCGAGGGCGACGGGGACGCCGCGCTCGCCGCGCTGCGCGCGGTCGACCCGGAGGAACTGCCCGCCTGGGCGGTGGACGAGCTGGCCGTGGCCGAGTCGGCCGTACACCTGGCCCGCGACGACGCCGCCGGGGCCCTGCGGGTCCTGGACGCGGTGGAGGCCCCGGACGGCGACCGGCCGGAGCGCGCGGTGGCCCGGGCCAGGGCCCTGCTGGCCGCCGGCCGCGGCGCGTGCGCGGCGGCGGCGCTGGGGGGCGTACCGGGAGACGGCGGCGTCACCACCCCGGTACGGGCCCGCGCGTGCCTGCTCCGCGCGCAGATCGCCGCGGCGGACGGCGAGTCCCAGGAGGCGCACCGGCACCTCGGCGAGGCGCTGGCGCTCGCCCGCCCCGAGGAACTGCGCCGGGTGTTCGTCGAGAGCGGGCCGTGGGTGCGCCGGACCCTGGGCCAGGACCCGCGTTGGGCGCGGTCGCACGGCTGGCTGATCCCCCGCGCCCCGGGCCGTACGGCCCGTACGGCCCGTATGGCGCGTGCGCCGCAGGCCGACGGGCAGCCGGCAGTGGTGGAACCGCTGAGCGCGCGGGAGACCGAGGTGCTGCGCAAGGCGGCGGATCTGCTGTCCACCGAGGAGATCGCGGCCGAGCTGTACGTGTCCGCCAACACGGTCAAGACCCATCTGAAGAGCATCTACCGCAAGCTCTGCGTCACCCGGCGCAGCGAGGCCGTCCACCGGGCGCAGGACCTCGGGATGCTCTGA
- a CDS encoding ZIP family metal transporter yields the protein MNALAAAGWGALAAFSLVIGAWLALRCRPSTRVTGLVLGFGAGALIAAVAYELVPEERFESAWDFLAVGVGALTFFLLDGALAQKATAQRSAGSAHNANRSIVLGALLDGIPESLVLGMGLAAGGSISVPFLAAVFLSNLPESLGATAGMREEGRPPGVVYRIWWGITAISGACAALGYGLVGFVPGTEGRLVQAFAAGAVLTMLANSMMPEAFELGRRLAGLSTVLGFAAAGALSLLE from the coding sequence ATGAACGCTCTCGCGGCGGCCGGATGGGGCGCGCTCGCAGCATTCTCCCTGGTCATCGGCGCCTGGCTGGCGCTGCGCTGCCGTCCGTCGACGAGGGTGACCGGACTGGTCCTGGGGTTCGGGGCGGGAGCACTGATCGCGGCCGTGGCGTACGAGCTGGTGCCCGAGGAGCGCTTCGAGAGCGCATGGGACTTCCTGGCCGTCGGGGTCGGCGCCCTGACCTTCTTCCTCCTCGACGGAGCCCTCGCGCAGAAGGCCACGGCGCAGCGATCGGCCGGGAGCGCGCACAACGCGAACCGCTCCATCGTGCTCGGTGCCCTGCTCGACGGGATACCCGAGTCCCTGGTGCTGGGGATGGGCCTGGCCGCCGGCGGCTCGATCAGCGTGCCGTTCCTGGCGGCGGTGTTCCTGTCGAACCTTCCCGAGAGCCTCGGCGCCACCGCGGGCATGCGGGAGGAGGGCCGCCCGCCGGGTGTGGTGTACCGGATCTGGTGGGGCATCACCGCGATCTCGGGCGCGTGCGCCGCGCTGGGCTACGGGCTGGTGGGGTTCGTACCCGGCACCGAGGGGCGGCTGGTGCAGGCGTTCGCGGCCGGGGCGGTCCTGACCATGCTCGCGAACTCGATGATGCCGGAGGCCTTCGAGTTGGGCCGCAGGCTCGCGGGCCTGTCGACCGTGCTCGGCTTCGCGGCCGCCGGGGCGCTCTCCCTCCTGGAGTGA
- a CDS encoding S1 RNA-binding domain-containing protein, which produces MPPFTYRLTPAAAVPFDIREQVAEAFVAAARRFALRAGIDRLTIDNPMARGFFSFRSRPAPSAPELAGLFPPDRPGSSGPLPPSDFHDGARVPLDTGLELLRAVLLREGPWCRLHTEEGFFLHVGERHDLYVGGPAPYAEVAAHARRSGLTVEPVERSPYDPALDETDPQPPADAAFWTAVHSLVAEHGGVLVEERYVGGDQRWHRPTTAAEITRVRALLTPRARLAVWPDLTDDIEAVRAAVLRSERLELLVQQDPDGNMRWSRIAEPWMGRTDYSHPAIRAGAHRRAGLVPLAPADRRPLLCGVLPDADGVVRARWRTNRTPADERRTLLGSLRTGDVVTGTVVSGLDDVGVHVDLDLDLDLDHEWQRPMGFLRVSEMSWEHFEDVAEVAPIGRRIRAEVFHVDLEWERASLSVKALLPDPRRAFVRAHQVGDRLTGTVTKIIPFGVSVRIAPGVDCVVHESEFSGRTFEVGDDVRLTLLGVNLEPRWIGFTPEV; this is translated from the coding sequence ATGCCGCCCTTCACCTACCGGCTCACCCCTGCCGCGGCCGTCCCCTTCGACATCCGGGAGCAGGTGGCCGAGGCCTTCGTCGCCGCCGCGAGACGCTTCGCCCTTCGAGCCGGCATCGACCGGCTGACGATCGACAACCCGATGGCGCGGGGGTTCTTCTCCTTCCGATCCCGTCCGGCCCCGAGCGCGCCGGAGCTGGCGGGGCTGTTTCCTCCCGACCGGCCCGGCTCGTCCGGCCCGCTCCCACCGTCCGATTTCCACGACGGCGCGCGCGTTCCGCTCGACACCGGCCTGGAACTGCTGCGGGCCGTGCTGCTGCGCGAGGGCCCCTGGTGCCGGCTGCACACCGAGGAAGGGTTCTTCCTTCACGTCGGGGAACGGCACGACCTCTACGTCGGGGGGCCGGCGCCGTACGCGGAGGTCGCGGCGCACGCCCGCCGATCGGGGCTGACCGTCGAACCGGTCGAACGCTCCCCGTACGACCCCGCCCTCGACGAGACCGACCCCCAGCCGCCCGCGGACGCAGCCTTCTGGACGGCGGTCCACAGCCTGGTCGCCGAGCACGGCGGGGTACTGGTCGAGGAGCGGTACGTCGGCGGCGACCAGCGGTGGCACCGGCCGACCACGGCCGCCGAGATCACCCGGGTACGGGCGCTGCTGACCCCGCGGGCCCGGCTGGCGGTCTGGCCGGACCTGACCGACGACATCGAGGCGGTCCGCGCCGCCGTCCTCCGCTCGGAACGGCTCGAACTCCTGGTCCAGCAGGACCCCGACGGGAACATGCGTTGGTCGCGCATCGCCGAGCCGTGGATGGGCCGCACCGACTACTCCCACCCGGCGATCAGGGCCGGAGCGCACCGACGGGCCGGCCTGGTCCCGCTGGCACCGGCCGATCGCCGGCCCCTGCTCTGCGGAGTGCTGCCGGACGCCGACGGCGTCGTACGGGCCCGCTGGCGCACCAACCGCACCCCGGCCGACGAGCGGCGGACCCTGCTCGGCTCGCTGCGGACCGGGGACGTGGTGACCGGCACCGTCGTGAGCGGTCTGGACGACGTCGGCGTGCACGTGGACCTGGACTTGGACCTGGACCTGGACCACGAGTGGCAGCGCCCCATGGGCTTCCTGCGCGTCTCCGAAATGTCCTGGGAGCACTTCGAGGACGTGGCCGAGGTGGCCCCGATCGGCCGGCGGATCCGCGCCGAGGTCTTCCACGTCGACCTGGAGTGGGAGCGCGCGAGCCTGTCCGTCAAAGCACTGCTCCCGGACCCCCGGCGCGCCTTCGTCCGAGCCCACCAGGTCGGAGACCGCCTCACGGGCACCGTCACCAAGATCATTCCGTTCGGTGTGTCCGTGCGCATCGCCCCGGGTGTCGACTGCGTGGTCCACGAGAGCGAGTTTTCCGGCAGGACCTTCGAGGTGGGGGACGACGTACGCCTCACCCTGCTCGGCGTGAACCTGGAGCCGCGCTGGATCGGCTTCACCCCGGAGGTCTGA
- a CDS encoding aminoglycoside phosphotransferase family protein — translation MIETPEIFMRATVEREGAAGATWLAELPSIVDELLARWECVPDGEVMHGGVGVIVPVLRRAAEPAVLKVSFPHPGNVHEPDAFEAWGGRGAVLLHERDDERFAMLLERVRSVTLEGVEDGDEVVTVAGRLSRRLAVPAPAHLPRLREQADSWEEQLRKDEDELAHALPRYVVDAAVATVRELGRTQPDVLIHGDLHARNVLRADREPWLAVDPKGYVGDPAYDGGTLLKTRALSLIGAEDLGKAVHRTVDVFVEAAELERERVRRWAQLHAVQAAFWARRHGFRVARGGPLLDRITEFADHLAQLLTRPA, via the coding sequence ATGATCGAGACACCAGAGATCTTCATGCGCGCCACGGTCGAGCGCGAGGGAGCGGCCGGAGCCACGTGGCTCGCCGAACTTCCGTCAATCGTCGATGAGTTACTGGCACGCTGGGAGTGCGTACCGGACGGCGAGGTCATGCACGGGGGTGTCGGGGTCATCGTTCCGGTGCTGCGGCGGGCCGCGGAGCCGGCCGTGCTGAAGGTCTCCTTCCCGCATCCCGGCAACGTCCACGAGCCGGACGCGTTCGAGGCGTGGGGCGGGCGCGGGGCCGTCCTGTTGCACGAGCGCGACGACGAGCGTTTCGCGATGCTGCTCGAGCGGGTCCGGTCGGTGACGCTGGAGGGGGTCGAGGACGGCGACGAGGTGGTGACGGTGGCGGGGCGGCTCAGCCGCCGGCTGGCCGTCCCGGCGCCGGCCCACCTCCCCCGGCTGCGGGAGCAGGCCGATTCCTGGGAGGAGCAACTACGCAAAGATGAGGACGAGTTGGCGCACGCGCTGCCGCGGTACGTGGTGGACGCGGCCGTGGCGACCGTGCGCGAGTTGGGGCGCACCCAGCCGGACGTCCTGATCCACGGCGACCTCCACGCCCGGAACGTCCTGCGGGCGGACCGGGAGCCGTGGCTCGCGGTCGACCCCAAGGGCTACGTTGGGGATCCCGCCTACGACGGCGGCACGCTGCTCAAGACGCGCGCACTGTCCCTCATCGGGGCCGAGGACCTCGGCAAGGCGGTCCACCGCACCGTGGACGTCTTCGTCGAGGCCGCGGAGCTCGAGCGCGAACGCGTCCGGCGCTGGGCCCAACTCCACGCGGTTCAAGCCGCGTTCTGGGCGCGTCGACACGGATTCCGGGTCGCCCGCGGTGGCCCGCTGCTCGACCGGATCACGGAATTCGCCGACCACCTCGCGCAGTTGCTGACGCGGCCCGCCTGA
- a CDS encoding 3-hydroxybutyryl-CoA dehydrogenase — MTTSIAPIATIHRVGIVGGGQMGAGIAEVCARAGLDTVVAESDATAARVARERVAVSLERAVQRGKLDRISAEDALARLVFTGDLEDLADRQLVIEAVTEDPEAKIEVFAGLDKIVADPEAILATNTSAIPIMRLGMATGRADRVVGLHFFNPVPVLPLVEVVSSLHTSRATLDAVEAFARDALGKTTVRSQDRAGFVVNALLIPYLLSAIRMAESGFAAPEDVDAGMELGCAHPMGPLKLADLIGLDTVAAIAESLYEEFKEPLYAPPPLLQRMVQAGLLGRKSGRGFHTYGRG, encoded by the coding sequence ATGACCACGTCGATCGCGCCGATCGCGACGATCCACCGGGTCGGTATCGTGGGCGGCGGCCAGATGGGCGCCGGCATCGCCGAGGTGTGCGCCCGCGCCGGCCTCGACACCGTCGTCGCCGAGTCGGACGCCACCGCCGCCCGGGTCGCCCGGGAACGCGTCGCCGTCTCCCTCGAACGGGCCGTGCAGCGCGGCAAGTTGGACCGGATCTCCGCCGAGGACGCCCTGGCCCGGCTCGTCTTCACCGGCGACCTGGAGGACCTCGCCGACCGGCAGCTCGTCATCGAGGCCGTCACCGAGGACCCCGAAGCCAAGATCGAGGTCTTCGCCGGCCTCGACAAGATCGTGGCGGACCCGGAAGCGATCCTCGCCACGAACACCTCGGCCATTCCGATCATGCGCCTGGGCATGGCCACCGGCCGCGCCGACCGGGTCGTGGGCCTGCACTTCTTCAACCCCGTACCCGTCCTGCCGCTCGTGGAGGTCGTCTCCTCCCTCCACACCTCGCGCGCCACCCTCGACGCCGTGGAGGCCTTCGCCCGCGACGCCCTGGGCAAGACCACCGTCCGCTCCCAGGACCGGGCCGGCTTCGTCGTCAACGCGCTGCTGATCCCGTACCTGCTCTCGGCCATCCGCATGGCCGAATCCGGGTTCGCCGCCCCCGAGGACGTGGACGCCGGAATGGAACTGGGCTGCGCCCACCCGATGGGCCCGCTCAAACTCGCCGACCTGATCGGCCTGGACACCGTCGCGGCCATCGCGGAATCCCTCTACGAGGAGTTCAAGGAACCCCTGTACGCGCCGCCGCCGCTGCTCCAGCGGATGGTGCAGGCGGGTCTGCTCGGCCGCAAGAGCGGCCGCGGGTTCCACACGTACGGCCGGGGCTGA
- the aceB gene encoding malate synthase A has protein sequence MPLSSLTSSVQVLGAPGERHEEILTPEALEFIGRLDTAFADRRLEVLKERDRRSGHLAGGTPLDFPLATRALREDPHWRVAPPAPGLTDRRVEITGPPERRMAVNALNSGAKVWMADFEDATAPTWTNVIGGQLTLLDAIERRIDFTTPEGKEYRLGEQLATIMVRPRGWHLLEEHLEIDGRPPSASLVDFGLYFFHCAQRQIDAGHGPYFYLPKLENRYEARLWNDVFLLAQELLGIPRGTVRATVLIETITAAFEMEEILHELREHSAGLNAGRWDYLFSLIKTFGHRTDFQLPDRAKVTMTAPFMRAYTELLVRTCHRRGAQAIGGMAAHVPSRDAEANAAALAKVRLDKEREAEDGFDGSWVAHPGLVPVCREVFDGVLGERPNQLDRTREDIEVTAADLLSVRRIAAPPTREGIRSNVAVALRYFDAWLRGSGAVALYGLMEDAATAEIARVQIWQWLRHDLADRAAVLDLLDAECAALEEEDPRARVAEAREVFVNTALTPRLPAFFTPEAYTRHLVRRTENPS, from the coding sequence ATGCCCCTCTCGTCCCTGACCAGCAGCGTCCAGGTCCTCGGTGCGCCCGGTGAGCGCCACGAGGAGATCCTGACCCCCGAGGCCCTGGAGTTCATCGGCCGGCTCGACACCGCGTTCGCGGACCGCCGCCTGGAGGTCCTCAAGGAACGCGACCGCCGCTCGGGCCACCTGGCCGGCGGCACCCCGCTCGACTTCCCGCTCGCCACGCGGGCCCTGCGCGAGGACCCGCACTGGCGCGTCGCCCCGCCCGCGCCCGGCCTCACCGACCGCCGGGTCGAGATCACCGGCCCGCCCGAGCGTCGGATGGCCGTCAACGCCCTGAACTCCGGTGCCAAGGTCTGGATGGCCGACTTCGAGGACGCCACCGCCCCGACCTGGACCAACGTCATCGGCGGCCAGCTGACCCTGCTCGACGCCATCGAACGGCGCATCGACTTCACCACCCCGGAGGGCAAGGAGTACCGCCTCGGCGAGCAGCTCGCGACCATCATGGTCCGACCGCGCGGCTGGCACCTCCTCGAAGAGCACCTGGAGATCGACGGCCGACCCCCGTCCGCGTCCCTCGTCGACTTCGGCCTGTACTTCTTCCACTGCGCCCAGCGGCAGATCGACGCGGGCCACGGCCCGTACTTCTACCTGCCCAAGCTGGAGAACCGGTACGAGGCGCGCCTGTGGAACGACGTCTTCCTCCTCGCCCAGGAACTCCTCGGCATCCCCCGCGGCACCGTCCGCGCCACCGTCCTCATCGAGACGATCACCGCCGCCTTCGAGATGGAGGAGATCCTCCACGAGCTGCGCGAGCACAGCGCGGGACTGAACGCGGGCCGCTGGGACTACCTGTTCAGCCTGATCAAGACCTTCGGCCACCGCACCGACTTCCAGCTGCCCGACCGGGCCAAGGTCACCATGACCGCCCCCTTCATGCGCGCCTACACCGAGCTGCTGGTCCGCACCTGCCACCGGCGCGGGGCCCAGGCCATCGGCGGGATGGCCGCCCACGTCCCCAGCCGGGACGCGGAGGCGAACGCCGCCGCCCTCGCCAAGGTCCGCCTCGACAAGGAGCGCGAGGCCGAGGACGGCTTCGACGGCTCCTGGGTGGCCCACCCCGGACTGGTCCCCGTCTGCCGCGAGGTCTTCGACGGCGTCCTGGGGGAGCGGCCGAACCAGCTGGACCGGACCCGGGAAGACATCGAGGTCACGGCCGCCGACCTGCTGTCCGTGCGCCGGATCGCGGCGCCCCCCACCCGGGAGGGCATCCGCTCGAACGTCGCCGTGGCCCTGCGCTACTTCGACGCCTGGCTGCGCGGCAGCGGCGCCGTGGCCCTGTACGGCCTGATGGAGGACGCCGCGACCGCCGAGATCGCCCGCGTCCAGATCTGGCAGTGGCTGCGCCACGACCTGGCCGACCGGGCGGCGGTCCTCGACCTCCTCGACGCCGAATGCGCGGCACTGGAGGAGGAGGACCCGCGGGCCCGGGTCGCCGAGGCCCGGGAGGTCTTCGTGAACACCGCGCTCACCCCCCGCCTGCCCGCCTTCTTCACCCCCGAGGCCTACACCCGCCACCTCGTGCGCCGGACGGAGAACCCCTCATGA
- the aceA gene encoding isocitrate lyase encodes MAEANTTAAAEQLKQRWADDPRWAGIERTYTAEDVVRLSGSVREEHTLARRGAERLWRQLHEQDYIHALGALTGGQAVQQVRAGLQAIYLSGWQVAADANQAGHTYPDQSLYPVNSVPQVVRRINNALLRADQIATAEGGTDTTDWLAPIVADAEAGFGGPLNAFELTKAMIAAGAAGIHYEDQLASEKKCGHLGGKVLVPTAQHVRTLNAARLAADIADVPTLIIARTDALAATLLTSDVDERDAEFCTGERTAEGFYHVRGGMAPVIARGLAYAPYADLIWVETGTPDLEQAREFAEAIHAQYPDQMLAYNCSPSFNWKAALDDDQIAKFQRELGAMGYRFQFITLAGFHSLNHGMFDLARGYAEHGMTAYVDLQEREFAAQAQGFTAVKHQREVGTGYFDLVSTAVNPASSTTALSGSTEEEQFH; translated from the coding sequence ATGGCAGAGGCGAACACGACGGCGGCGGCCGAGCAGCTCAAGCAGCGGTGGGCCGACGACCCCCGCTGGGCGGGCATCGAGCGCACCTACACGGCCGAGGACGTGGTGCGGCTCTCGGGCAGCGTCCGCGAGGAGCACACCCTGGCCCGGCGCGGTGCCGAGCGGCTGTGGCGACAGCTCCACGAGCAGGACTACATCCACGCCCTCGGCGCGCTCACCGGCGGCCAGGCGGTCCAGCAGGTGCGCGCCGGACTCCAAGCGATCTACCTCTCCGGCTGGCAGGTGGCCGCCGACGCGAACCAGGCCGGGCACACCTACCCGGACCAGAGCCTGTACCCGGTCAACTCGGTCCCGCAGGTGGTGCGCAGGATCAACAACGCGCTGCTGCGCGCCGACCAGATCGCCACCGCCGAGGGCGGCACCGACACGACGGACTGGCTCGCGCCGATCGTCGCGGACGCCGAGGCCGGCTTCGGCGGCCCCCTGAACGCCTTCGAACTCACCAAGGCGATGATCGCGGCGGGTGCGGCCGGCATCCACTACGAGGACCAGCTGGCCTCCGAGAAGAAGTGCGGCCACCTCGGCGGCAAGGTCCTCGTCCCGACCGCGCAGCACGTCCGCACCCTCAACGCGGCCCGTCTGGCAGCCGACATCGCCGACGTCCCGACCCTGATCATCGCCCGTACGGACGCCCTCGCCGCCACCCTGCTGACCAGCGACGTGGACGAGCGCGATGCGGAGTTCTGCACGGGCGAGCGCACCGCGGAGGGCTTCTACCACGTCCGGGGCGGAATGGCTCCGGTCATCGCCCGCGGCCTCGCCTACGCCCCGTACGCCGACCTGATCTGGGTGGAGACCGGCACCCCGGACCTGGAGCAGGCCCGCGAGTTCGCCGAGGCGATCCACGCCCAGTACCCCGACCAGATGCTGGCCTACAACTGCTCGCCGTCCTTCAACTGGAAGGCCGCGCTGGACGACGACCAGATCGCCAAGTTCCAGCGGGAGCTCGGCGCGATGGGCTACCGCTTCCAGTTCATCACCCTGGCCGGCTTCCACTCGCTCAACCACGGCATGTTCGACCTCGCCCGCGGCTACGCCGAGCACGGCATGACCGCCTACGTCGACCTCCAGGAACGCGAGTTCGCCGCCCAGGCCCAGGGGTTCACCGCCGTCAAGCACCAGCGCGAGGTCGGCACCGGCTACTTCGACCTCGTCTCCACCGCCGTCAACCCGGCCTCCTCCACCACCGCGCTCTCCGGCTCCACCGAGGAAGAGCAGTTCCACTAG